A window of the Carassius gibelio isolate Cgi1373 ecotype wild population from Czech Republic chromosome B16, carGib1.2-hapl.c, whole genome shotgun sequence genome harbors these coding sequences:
- the LOC127974648 gene encoding neural cell adhesion molecule 1 isoform X3, which yields MKTRCLLDSKRGDLEEMTASMMMLRLCGLLLICSSLIDSKLDIISGDPDIQVGQETLLLCKADSEGDFSWLIDDEEIDEDRHVVEKIDESSSKLILKNVELNDAGNYTCVFENDQGQRKITYQIYIYQTPDFGDTSVYHEFLVNQTVEIPCEVSGQPAVEILWFRNDSIIKDDGRGNLRILSNKSLQISGIQQEDSGTYTCVSRIKGRPTERRLQISVDVNEPPTVLIDQDTKRVLAGPDTTVSITCRVKGVPRPNISWTLPSTSDESRHKYSSDKSELTISAVTRRDFGKYVCKATNKIGEDSDTFTLDVSVSQPALGKGVVVGIVMFIFLVLMVSVDAFCCYTKHCGLLHFLAHKIFGYKISVSKGLDEEAFKKY from the exons atTCTAAATTAGACATCATCAGTGGTGACCCAGATATTCAGGTGGGACAAGAGACTCTGCTTTTGTGCAAAG CTGATTCAGAGGGAGATTTTAGTTGGTTGATAGATGATGAAGAAATCGATGAAGATCGCCATGTAGTCGAGAAAATTGATGAGTCCTCGAGTAAACTGATCTTGAAGAATGTTGAATTGAATGATGCTGGAAACTATACCTGCGTGTTTGAAAATGATCAAGGACAGAGGAAGATTACCTACCAGATCTACATCTACC AAACACCGGACTTTGGCGACACATCAGTGTACCATGAATTTCTGGTGAACCAGACAGTGGAGATTCCCTGCGAGGTGTCTGGGCAGCCTGCGGTGGAGATCCTCTGGTTTCGGAATGATAGCATCATTAAAGATGACG GACGAGGTAATCTCAGAATCCTGTCAAATAAGTCTCTGCAGATTTCAGGAATTCAGCAGGAAGACAGCGGAACCTACACGTGTGTGAGCAGGATCAAGGGACGCCCCACAGAAAGGAGGCTCCAGATCTCTGTTGATGTTAATG AGCCACCAACCGTCCTGATTGACCAGGACACAAAAAGGGTTTTGGCCGGACCCGACACCACTGTGTCTATAACCTGCCGGGTCAAAGGAGTACCCCGTCCAAATATTTCATGGACACT CCCATCCACCTCTGACGAGTCCCGTCACAAATACAGCTCTGATAAGAGTGAGCTCACCATCTCTGCAGTGACCAGGAGGGATTTTGGAAAGTATGTTTGCAAGGCTACCAATAAGATCGGGGAAGACTCCGACACATTTACTTTAGATGTCTCAG TCAGTCAGCCGGCGTTAGGGAAAGGAGTTGTGGTGGGAATTGTAATGTTCATCTTCTTGGTGCTGATGGTGTCAGTAGATGCTTTCTGTTGTTACACCAAACACTGCGGCCTGCTTCATTTCCTCGCTCACAAAATATTTGGATACAAGATTTCAGTGTCTAAAGGACTGGATGAAGAGGCCTTTAAAAAATACTAG
- the LOC127974648 gene encoding neural cell adhesion molecule 1 isoform X4 yields the protein MTASMMMLRLCGLLLICSSLIDSKLDIISGDPDIQVGQETLLLCKADSEGDFSWLIDDEEIDEDRHVVEKIDESSSKLILKNVELNDAGNYTCVFENDQGQRKITYQIYIYQTPDFGDTSVYHEFLVNQTVEIPCEVSGQPAVEILWFRNDSIIKDDGRGNLRILSNKSLQISGIQQEDSGTYTCVSRIKGRPTERRLQISVDVNEPPTVLIDQDTKRVLAGPDTTVSITCRVKGVPRPNISWTLPSTSDESRHKYSSDKSELTISAVTRRDFGKYVCKATNKIGEDSDTFTLDVSVSQPALGKGVVVGIVMFIFLVLMVSVDAFCCYTKHCGLLHFLAHKIFGYKISVSKGLDEEAFKKY from the exons atTCTAAATTAGACATCATCAGTGGTGACCCAGATATTCAGGTGGGACAAGAGACTCTGCTTTTGTGCAAAG CTGATTCAGAGGGAGATTTTAGTTGGTTGATAGATGATGAAGAAATCGATGAAGATCGCCATGTAGTCGAGAAAATTGATGAGTCCTCGAGTAAACTGATCTTGAAGAATGTTGAATTGAATGATGCTGGAAACTATACCTGCGTGTTTGAAAATGATCAAGGACAGAGGAAGATTACCTACCAGATCTACATCTACC AAACACCGGACTTTGGCGACACATCAGTGTACCATGAATTTCTGGTGAACCAGACAGTGGAGATTCCCTGCGAGGTGTCTGGGCAGCCTGCGGTGGAGATCCTCTGGTTTCGGAATGATAGCATCATTAAAGATGACG GACGAGGTAATCTCAGAATCCTGTCAAATAAGTCTCTGCAGATTTCAGGAATTCAGCAGGAAGACAGCGGAACCTACACGTGTGTGAGCAGGATCAAGGGACGCCCCACAGAAAGGAGGCTCCAGATCTCTGTTGATGTTAATG AGCCACCAACCGTCCTGATTGACCAGGACACAAAAAGGGTTTTGGCCGGACCCGACACCACTGTGTCTATAACCTGCCGGGTCAAAGGAGTACCCCGTCCAAATATTTCATGGACACT CCCATCCACCTCTGACGAGTCCCGTCACAAATACAGCTCTGATAAGAGTGAGCTCACCATCTCTGCAGTGACCAGGAGGGATTTTGGAAAGTATGTTTGCAAGGCTACCAATAAGATCGGGGAAGACTCCGACACATTTACTTTAGATGTCTCAG TCAGTCAGCCGGCGTTAGGGAAAGGAGTTGTGGTGGGAATTGTAATGTTCATCTTCTTGGTGCTGATGGTGTCAGTAGATGCTTTCTGTTGTTACACCAAACACTGCGGCCTGCTTCATTTCCTCGCTCACAAAATATTTGGATACAAGATTTCAGTGTCTAAAGGACTGGATGAAGAGGCCTTTAAAAAATACTAG